A stretch of Planococcus citri chromosome 5, ihPlaCitr1.1, whole genome shotgun sequence DNA encodes these proteins:
- the LOC135847451 gene encoding diacylglycerol O-acyltransferase 2-like protein 6: MFAQVDTHQSFEMNTKMNDDAKETDFVGSKIDVGAWNKLSKEHLQTLSVALNLFLGLSGTTLVPILLIYIFFYTRLWFLVPLYLAWIYYDRKTGFTGGRKLNWFRRSKMFEYFRDYFPCRLIKTQNLEADRNYLFVVYPHGMFALSTICCFCTEANSIESRVFPGLDFRIVTIDAHVCCPITREYCLSMGCIGSRESSILHVLNSKPSKAVVLVPGGGAEMQITEPGSTYRIITSRRKGFVRLALKTGTPLVPVFSFGEQNLYSRYQSKWLQKMVKKITGIYDVVPKGRMGILPYRHPVNTVVGKPIHVPKIENPSTKDIDEYHAKFVQELTALFEDNKCKYDVNKSNAELINL; this comes from the exons ATGTTTGCTCAAGTTGACACTCATCAGAGCTTCGAAATGAACACGAAAATGAac GATGATGCTAAAGAAACAGATTTCGtaggatcaaaaattgatgttggAGCTTGGAATAAGCTCTCAAAGGAGCATCTTCAAACACTATCGGTAGCTCTTAACTTATTCCTAGGATTAAGTGGAACCACACTCGTCCCCATTCTGCTGATTTACATATTCTTCTACACACGATTATGGTTTCTGGTGCCTTTATATTTAGCATGGATCTATTACGACAGAAAGACTGGTTTCACAGGAGGCAGGAA ATTGAACTGGTTCAGACGTAGCAAAATGTTCGAATATTTTCGCGACTATTTTCCATGCAGATTgatcaaaactcaaaatctaGAAGCTGATCGAAATTACCTATTCGTAGTCTATCCTCATGGTATGTTCGCCTTGAGTACGATTTGTTGTTTTTGCACTGAGGCGAATTCGATCGAAAGTAGAGTATTTCCTGGATTGGATTTTCGAATTGTGACCATAGATGCGCATGTATGTTGCCCCATAACGAGAGAATATTGTTTATCAATGG GTTGTATTGGTTCAAGAGAATCAAGTATTCTACACGTATTGAATTCGAAGCCATCCAAAGCAGTCGTATTAGTGCCCGGAGGAGGGGCAGAGATGCAAATTACCGAACCTGGTAGTACTTACAGAATTATAACCAGTCGTAGAAAAGGATTTGTTCGTTTGGCTTTGAAAACTGg gaCACCTTTAGTTCCGGTATTTTCATTCGGCGAACAAAATCTTTACTCGAGATATCAATCGAAATGGCTACAAAAAATGGTCAAGAAAATCACCGGTATCTATGATGTTGTGCCCAAAGGCAGAATGGGTATTTTACCCTATAGACACCCAGTAAATACAGTTG TTGGTAAACCGATCCATGTACCTAAGATTGAGAACCCCTCGACAAAAGATATCGACGAATATCACGCGAAATTTGTTCAAGAACTTACAGCTCTGTTTGAAGATAATAAATGCAAATATGACGTCAACAAGAGCAATGCTGAGCTAATAAATTTATAA